One Aspergillus oryzae RIB40 DNA, chromosome 2 genomic window carries:
- a CDS encoding TauD/TfdA family dioxygenase (predicted protein) yields the protein MAALTQAPVAIPLDVFPDGLKTTGQHAPLYDHIKSFEQFPKEISGPTVWKAEEYRDAPEKWTHRFTAEEIAELSATADQFLANKIPLTGISKSNFPLPNLSKRLAELRADLIDGKGFILFKGFPVQEWGNHKSAVAYMGLGTYLGYFVSQNSRGHVLGHVKDLGEDPTQIDSVRIYRTNARQFFHADDSDIVGLLCIARALEGGESDIVSSHHVYNTLAKERPDVLKTLTEPIWYFDRKGETSKGQEEYIRTSVMYLERGENPRVYTKWDPYYVRSLSRFSEAGIVPPLSAAQVEALEVLEATCNRLSLHMILEVGDIQFLSNSHVLHARTAYTDHAPPTPRRHLMRLWLATPEHEGGWKLPFWDSNEKKRGGIQVDDQAPVAPLDAE from the exons ATGGCTGCCCTTACGCAAGCTCCTGTTGCTATTCCTCTTGATGTCTTTCCTGATGGACTAAAGACCACTGGGCAGCATGCGCCGCTGTACGATCATATCAAGTCCTTTGAGCAGTTCCCTAAGGAAATCTCCGGTCCGACCGTTTGGAAGGCCGAGGAGTATCGCGATGCTCCGGAGAAGTGGACTCATCGGTTTACGGCTGAGGAGATCGCGGAATTGAGTGCGACCGCAGATCAATTCCTGGCGAACAAGATTCCCTTGACTGGTATTTCTAAG AGCAACTTCCCCCTTCCCAACCTCTCCAAGCGCCTCGCCGAACTGCGTGCAgacctcatcgatggcaaggGCTTTATTCTCTTCAAGGGTTTCCCCGTCCAGGAATGGGGTAACCACAAGTCTGCAGTTGCATACATGGGTCTGGGCACGTACCTGGGTTACTTTGTCAGTCAGAACAGCCGTGGCCATGTCTTAGGTCATGTGAAGGATCTGGGTGAGGATCCGACTCAGATTGACTCCGTGCGCATCTACCGGACTAACGCCAG ACAATTCTTCCACGCTGACGACTCGGATATCGTCGGTCTGCTGTGCATTGCTCGTGCGCTTGAAGGAGGCGAGTCCGACATCGTTTCTTCCCACCATGTGTACAACACGCTCGCCAAGGAGCGTCCGGACGTCCTCAAAACTCTCACAGAGCCCATCTGGTACTTCGACCGCAAGGGTGAGACTAGCAAGGGACAGGAGGAGTACATTCGCACCAGCGTGATGTACCTTGAGCGGGGCGAAAACCCCCGGGTTTACACCAA GTGGGATCCATACTACGTCCGCTCTCTCTCCCGCTTCTCCGAAGCAGGCAtcgttcctcctctctccgCCGCCCAGGTCGAGGCCCTGGAAGTCCTCGAGGCAACCTGCAACCGCTTGTCACTGCACATGATCCTGGAGGTCGGCGACATCCAATTCCTGTCCAACTCGCATGTTCTGCACGCACGCACCGCGTACACTGATCATGCGCCCCCAACCCCTCGCAGACATCTGATGCGTCTGTGGTTGGCGACGCCCGAGCACGAAGGTGGCTGGAAGCTACCCTTCTGGGATAGtaacgagaagaagaggggtggCATTCAGGTCGACGATCAGGCCCCAGTAGCCCCGTTGGATGCGGAGTAA
- a CDS encoding uncharacterized protein (predicted protein), with protein MEHSSSPHRERVHSRQFRCDYCTKTYSKLEHLTVCLAPLSNQTSGTNISQRHQRSRFDHGGDGSVADAGRTAVSEICGFIDQLSRRLNLELSGESITSAFVDACLHEFLQQILPRFPVIHRPTFSPRNCIPPLLLNIIALGSLFVCLPRAREKGEMLWRLAHTAVATSWQTLIGSQSAKDGFDSAQIVLTALLGQTYAYLSSDSSIRTTAFVFHGLGFLWARVRGMHTVDDCKWETLAADASDAEKQSLWDTWAAKEVQRRAVLGHYILDGLLSQASGSPTSARHMTNRLTFAASDAAFAATNVGDWIRAMQETNRTDCSFSESFHRICSSQYCLTPLQLSPFSVMVILEGLQSLIAELSEVDQAGVGIVSRQEVVRGLMNLYQANITTIPTTTETHVQLLIQWHAVCIEASVSSAGLYYALCKHFDLPQQIAGMRAEAAGSQIDIEAWCASSSAFRSLLHADGINKLLKDVTISNICMIHFPSAIFSSAVVYATLCIFRQDVIRFPKSWVWHDIWKPVLDGTAPQEKHLPADGGYLGQGFANGDNVSSLENVLQPIELLHEINFLQLTLKMIGSRWGVAEQMASAVSRFAALAQERYDLGVYPNFVHL; from the exons ATGGAGcattcttcctcgccgcACCGAGAGCGGGTACATTCTCGCCAATTCCGTTGTGATTACTGCACGAAGACATACTCTAAATTAGAACACCTGACGGTCTGTCTAGCTCCCCTGTCAAATCAAACCTCTGGGACTAACATCAGCCAGAGACATCAAAGATCAC GGTTCGAtcatggtggtgatggctCAGTCGCCGACGCGGGCAGAACGGCGGTAAGTGAGATCTGTGGCTTCATCGACCAGCTCTCCCGCAGATTAAATCTAGAGCTCTCGGGTGAGAGCATCACGTCTGCTTTTGTGGATGCTTGTCTGCATGAGTTCCTGCAACAAATATTGCCTCGCTTCCCTGTGATTCACAGGCCAACCTTTTCTCCAAGGAATTGCATCCCGCCGCTTTTGTTAAATATCATTGCGTTGGGCTCACTTTTTGTCTGCCTACCTCGAGCGcgagagaagggagagatgcTCTGGCGACTCGCTCACACGGCTGTAGCAACTTCTTGGCAGACATTAATAGGTAGCCAAAGCGCTAAAGATGGGTTCGACAGCGCACAAATAGTGCTCACGGCTCTGCTGGGCCAAACATATGCCTACCTATCCAGTGACAGCAGCATCCGTACCACTGCGTTTGTGTTTCATGGCTTAGGGTTTCTGTGGGCCCGAGTGCGTGGTATGCACACGGTGGATGACTGTAAATGGGAAACTCTTGCGGCCGATGCGTCCGACGCAGAGAAGCAGAGTCTTTGGGATACTTGGGCTGCTAAAGAGGTCCAACGACGGGCTGTGTTAGGACACTATATCTTGGATGGACTACTCTCGCAGGCATCTGGATCACCAACCAGTGCTCGGCATATGACTAACAGGCTCACTTTTGCAGCCTCCGATGCAGCATTTGCGGCTACTAATGTTGGAGACTGGATCCGCGCGATGCAAGAAACAAACAGGACCGACTGCTCTTTCTCCGAGTCCTTCCACCGTATATGTTCCTCCCAATATTGTCTTACTCCGCTTCagctttctcctttctctgtGATGGTGATCTTGGAAGGCTTGCAATCCTTGATTGCAGAGCTCTCTGAAGTGGATCAGGCAGGTGTAGGGATTGTCTCTCGGCAAGAAGTCGTCCGAGGTCTCATGAACCTGTACCAAGCCAACATTACAACTATTCCGACCACTACAGAAACCCATGTTCAGCTGTTAATTCAATGGCACGCTGTCTGTATTGAGGCTTCTGTCTCCTCGGCAGGATTGTATTATGCACTGTGCAAACATTTCGACTTACCACAACAGATCGCCGGCATGCGTGCCGAGGCGGCTGGTAGTCAGATTGATATCGAAGCATGGTGCGCGAGTTCTAGCGCCTTTCGGTCACTGCTACATGCGGACGGTATCAATAAGTTGCTCAAGGATGTGACCATCAGCAACATCTGCATGATTCATTTTCCGTCTGCGATATTTTCATCGGCGGTAGTTTATGCCACGTTGTGTATATTTCGTCAAGATGTGATCCGATTCCCGAAATCTTGGGTTTGGCACGATATTTGGAAACCAGTCCTCGACGGAACAGCCCCACAGGAAAAACACCTGCCGGCTGATGGAGGTTACTTGGGACAGGGATTTGCAAATGGCGATAACGTGTCTTCCCTAGAAAACGTCCTGCAGCCGATCGAACTTCTGCATGAGATTAACTTTCTGCAACTCACTCTGAAAATGATTGGGTCGCGCTGGGGGGTCGCGGAGCAGATGGCAAGCGCCGTGAGCCGGTTTGCGGCATTGGCTCAAGAACGATACGATCTAGGAGTGTATCCAAACTTTGTCCACCTGTAA
- a CDS encoding transferase family protein (predicted protein), protein MITYNTASDPGVEWSVVRLAEPITSYAPTASERASQGFWVGDAFTQNTFLSQTRLALANLRDYEGLPSMTIQITLLEGGGYGIGIKLSHCLADAQALMVFMQQWASACRILHGHTNSNSLSPKDKLNPIFNPSLLDTKASAGINTPTPDPTLITKARNLPLHRYDWWKTSDPAYPPIMIPNTTNSKPPPEYLTPNPLSPSTPAPWATWDFTKPVSYTQIHFTGPELDHLRQQACTQLEPTQTHTPISRLDALLAHIWTLINQARGYDQLKEKVYLNITLGARTRLNPPLPETFIGSPIFITHVSTSGEEICTSTISKTASQIRSTIQQFTPDNLGAMLYDAGLEVSPQRLWQGFMGQRHTLITSWLRLGVYEVDFDGRGRGPRYVHAVMQMMDGCVQVMDSGVEDGGVDLGVYLDREVLGRVLEGIRLFGNEGD, encoded by the coding sequence ATGATCACATACAACACGGCGTCTGATCCAGGCGTAGAATGGTCCGTCGTGCGACTCGCCGAGCCCATCACCAGCTATGCGCCCACAGCCTCAGAACGTGCCAGCCAAGGGTTCTGGGTCGGGGATGCATTTACGCAAAACACATTCCTCTCTCAGACCCGGTTAGCCCTCGCCAACCTCCGCGACTACGAGGGCCTACCTTCTATGACGATCCAAATCACTCTATTGGAGGGAGGCGGTTACGGTATCGGCATAAAACTGTCGCATTGCCTCGCAGACGCCCAAGCCCTAATGGTCTTCATGCAGCAATGGGCATCAGCCTGTCGCATACTCCACGGCCACACCAACTCCAACTCCCTCTCACCCAAGGACAAGctcaaccccatcttcaACCCATCACTCCTCGACACCAAAGCCAGCGCCGGCATcaacaccccaaccccagaCCCAACCCTAATAACCAAAGCCCGCAATCTCCCCCTCCACCGCTACGACTGGTGGAAAACCTCTGACCCAGCCTACCCACCCATCATGATCCCCAACACCACGAACTCCAAACCACCCCCAGAATACCTCACCCCCAACCCGCTCTCCCCATCCACTCCAGCCCCCTGGGCAACATGGGACTTCACAAAACCAGTCAGCTACACCCAGATCCATTTCACAGGGCCCGAACTCGACCATCTCCGACAACAGGCCTGCACCCAACTAGaaccaacccaaacccaCACCCCAATATCCCGGTTAGACGCCCTCCTCGCCCACATCTGGACACTCATCAACCAAGCCCGTGGATACGACCAACTCAAAGAGAAAGTCTATCTGAATATAACTCTAGGCGCCCGAACACGCCTCAACCCACCACTCCCGGAAACCTTCATCGGATCCCCCATTTTCATCACCCATGTCTCTACCTCCGGGGAAGAAATCTGTACCTCCACTATCAGCAAAACCGCATCCCAGATCAGATCCACCATCCAGCAATTCACGCCCGATAATCTAGGCGCCATGTTATATGATGCCGGGTTGGAGGTTTCGCCGCAGCGCCTGTGGCAGGGGTTTATGGGCCAGAGACATACGTTGATTACGTCGTGGTTGAGGTTGGGGGTTTATGAGGTGGATTTTGATGGACGGGGGAGGGGGCCGAGATATGTGCATGCTGTTatgcagatgatggatgggTGTGTGCAGGTGATGGATTCGGGGGTGGAGGATGGGGGGGTGGATTTGGGGGTTTATTTGGATAGGGAggttttggggagggttTTGGAGGGGATTCGGTTGTTTGGTAATGAGGGGGATTGA
- a CDS encoding DUF4246 domain-containing protein (predicted protein) gives MSAEQSNRLQLPGYNLPLNYRPDVSITTSPCIIKICMLEYNSRVSVYRVASLLGVRSFQMPWIMATLRVAGLSKTSHCILCHGQNLLTHVSRINVHREILMMRVMNTITDKPDWDKKVFDEAITSKWREEIAQSGQDVTPKMMDYILKELQWKTKDFQKTGFLSVYDAGVVKSDTAIPEDLKQALKNSVAPFEQVPEDQKDYHPGSDMKVVDLVHPSLFPVVYGRTRILPDRVINLDDCLGSVGQGDLLPVPPEGEAQIEGYEGSAYGWRRWEREALMPFSRKFQWLPCDVKLTGQDGECRIDSYINNVHHSEHRDLYQAVEKIIAQTIPLWDKSLTHVQERRHARIVYDSVDYHPTSTKEPAYDDYSDDEEFDRKYQEWQRSQEIILPEPGEFTPPEITEKINLREQFHESGLQIIVKLANIELTPEKPEYEGGTWHVEGQL, from the exons ATGTCAGCCGAACAGTCAAATCGACTTCAATTGCCGGGGTATAACCTACCCCTTAATTATAGACCGGATGTTAGTATCACCACCTCACCCTGTATCATCAAGATATGCATGTTAGAGTATAACTCACGTGTTTCTGTTTATAGGGTGGCCAGCCTCTTAGGCGTACGCTCTTTCCAAATGCCTTGGATTATGGCGACATTGAGGGTGGCTGGGTTGAGTAAGACTTCTCACTGTATCCTGTGCCACGGGCAAAATTTACTGACACACGTTAGCCGTATCAATGTCCACAGGGAGATATTGATGATGCGTGTAATGAACACTATCACCGACAAGCCGGACTGGGATAAGAAG GTCTTCGATGAAGCCATTACTTCCAAGTGGCGGGAAGAGATCGCCCAGAGCGGCCAGGATGTAACTCCCAAAATGATGGATTATATCCTCAAAGAGCTGCAGTGGAAAACGAAGGATTTCCAGAAAACGGGCTTTCTCAGCGTATATGACGCTGGTGTGGTGAAATCCGACACTGCCATTCCCGAGGATTTGAAACAGGCCTTGAAAAATTCAGTGGCCCCTTTCGAACAGGTTCCAGAGGACCAGAAAGACTATCACCCTGGGTCAGATATGAAGGTGGTTGATTTGGTGCacccctctctcttccctgttGTTTATGGCCGAACGCGGATTCTTCCGGATAGAGTAATCAATCTTGATGACTGTCTTGGGAGCGTAGGGCAAGGAGACTTGCTTCCAGTTCCCccagaaggagaagcccaGATTGAGGGGTATGAAGGGAGTGCATACGGTTGGCGGAGGTGGGAAAGGGAAGCCCTGATGCCGTTCAGCCGAAAGTTTCAATGGCTTCCCTGCGATGTGAAATTAACTGGTCAGGATGGTGAATGTCGCATTGATTCATACATCAATAATGTCCACCATTCGGAGCATCGGGATCTCTACCAAGCAGtagagaagatcatcgcaCAGAcaattcctctttgggaCAAGAGTTTGACTCACGTGCAGGAACGACGGCATGCACGTATAGTCTATGATAGCGTTGACTATCACCCAACTTCGACAAAGGAGCCAGCTTATGACGATTATAGTGATGACGAAGAATTTGACCGGAAGTATCAGGAGTGGCAACGCTCACAAGAAATAATACTCCCCGAACCAGGGGAGTTCACACCTCCTGAAATAACCGAGAAGATCAATCTACGGGAGCAGTTCCACGAATCAGGGCTGCAGATCATCGTGAAGTTGGCTAACATTGAATTGACCCCGGAGAAGCCGGAGTACGAAGGCGGCACCTGGCATGTTGAAGGACAACTA TGA
- a CDS encoding type 1 glutamine amidotransferase (predicted protein) produces MSFHIAVLDADVPVPAVYNARGLYSSQFRHLLQSAAARLSEAGHKITIHTSAYDVVGGTFPPLESLRTTKRPETRSNETSTSTSNPLAQPIDGILITGAAAGAYDTYPWIKPLETWIQRVYTQYPHVKFFGSCFGHQIIAQALLSTSAPQCAPGPAMKVELCPDGRETGLVPIDLSPEFVAAFPEALEKLPGAGRQMRLQMIHGDWVVPVAGPKKELPAGWVNVGSTELCPVQGLYCPGRALTYQGHFEFDVFVNRETCLAFGRRLKWSEEETARFVELIEVGEDDDSKVAAEVVAMFFCGLNE; encoded by the coding sequence ATGTCCTTCCACATCGCTGTCCTAGACGCCGACGTTCCCGTCCCAGCCGTCTACAACGCCCGCGGCCTATACTCATCTCAATTccgccatcttctgcaatccGCCGCAGCACGACTATCCGAAGCCGGACATAAAATCACCATCCACACCTCAGCCTACGATGTCGTAGGCGGAACCTTCCCACCACTGGAGAGTCTGCGCACCACCAAGCGCCCAGAAACCCGTAGCAATgaaacctcaacctcaacctcaaaccCACTAGCCCAGCCAATCGAcggcatcctcatcaccggcgCCGCGGCAGGAGCCTACGACACGTACCCATGGATTAAACCCCTGGAAACCTGGATCCAAAGAGTATACACTCAATACCCGCATGTAAAATTCTTCGGCTCCTGCTTCGGCCACCAGATTATCGCGCAGGCGCTACTTTCCACATCCGCCCCGCAATGTGCGCCGGGCCCCGCAATGAAAGTCGAGCTTTGTCCGGATGGCCGTGAAACCGGCCTCGTTCCTATTGACTTGTCGCCGGAGTTTGTGGCGGCGTTTCCGGAGGCACTTGAGAAGCTCCCCGGTGCAGGGAGGCAGATGCGTCTGCAGATGATTCATGGGGATTGGGTTGTTCCTGTTGCTGGACCCAAGAAGGAGTTGCCCGCTGGTTGGGTCAATGTTGGGTCGACGGAGTTGTGTCCGGTTCAGGGGCTGTATTGTCCTGGCAGGGCTTTGACGTATCAGGGGCATTTTGAGTTTGATGTCTTTGTGAATCGGGAGACGTGTTTGGCGTTtgggaggaggttgaagtggtcggaggaggaaactGCGCGTTTTGTTGAATTGATTGAGGTAGGGGAGGACGATGATTCGAAAGTCGCGGCTGAGGTGGTTGCTATGTTCTTTTGTGGGTTGAATGAATGA
- a CDS encoding uncharacterized protein (predicted protein), which produces MSSTAAERRQVFLACKGKAIFSGPYASYRNTGAIIKRIVKHKTSLRALFPKFSVGRVCRISKELLEAGVFESDIKAQLIFPDLLAPSTTKEREHNAFEDEAAHTQAKTVKEVDSVCEEEESEIKQSPSISMSMKVETSVEEETHANQENTSVPLPPPSAEPELPIPSLHPSYFPYHAQHSILSQVQQVLEEGCFDFTKKWLPSELEDNGWDCAAAVELTKWTKLFKKWSSQLPDGSLQCSGPEFHARLAEVAGIRHTAVHRAPITARAVDAFIVSAVRLTEALRDSQRTSQLENLHLDIQAKVNAMEFSKNALEGDLRREWEAIQRQGEELERKKVELLAKTIANDNEIKVLTGLMVKKSIERIFLGGTHENSSTGFVTADEKVEGD; this is translated from the exons ATGTCCTCCACTGCAGCGGAACGACGCCAAGTCTTCTTAGCTTGTAAGGGTAAGGCGATCTTCTCTGGCCCTTATGCCTCATATCGAAATACAGGTGCTATTATCAAACGCATTGTGAAACATAAAACCTCACTCCGCGCTTTATTTCCCAAATTTTCGGTCGGGAGAGTTTGTCGTATCTCCAAGGAACTGCTGGAGGCTGGCGTATTCGAATCAGACATCAAAGCTCAGCTGATATTCCCTGATCTTCTTGCGCCGTCCACGacgaaagagagagaacACAATGCTTTTGAAGACGAGGCAGCCCATACGCAAGCGAAGACTGTCAAAGAGGTTGATTCGGTatgtgaggaagaggaaagcgAGATCAAACAATCTCCTTCCATATCAATGTCTATGAAGGTAGAGACTtctgtggaagaagagactcACGCCAACCAGGAAAATACCTCCG TACCCCTGCCCCCACCCTCAGCTGAGCCGGAGCTGCCCATTCCGTCACTACACCCATCGTACTTCCCATACCATGCTCAGCATTCTATCCTGTCACAAGTCCAGCAAGTACTGGAGGAAGGCTGTTTTGACTTTACGAAGAAATGGCTGCCTTCAGAACTTGAAGACAATGGATGGGATTGCGCCGCAGCGGTAGAGCTCACAAAATGGACAAAATTGTTTAAGAAGTGGTCCTCACAGCTTCCGGATGGCTCATTGCAATGCAGTGGCCCGGAGTTTCATGCACGTCTTGCTGAGGTTGCTGGAATTCGACACACTGCAGTCCACCGAGCCCCAATAACAGCTAGAGCAGTTGACGCATTTATCGTTTCGGCTGTGAGACTGACGGAAGCTTTGCGGGATTCACAGCGCACGTCACAACTGGAGAATCTTCATCTCGATATTCAAGCCAAGGTCAATGCGATGGAGTTTAGCAAGAACGCGCTTGAAGGGGACCTCCGCCGTGAGTGGGAAGCCATACAGcggcaaggagaagagctggaaaggaagaaggtggaaCTTCTAGCAAAGACTATCGCCAATGATAATGAGATTAAAGTCCTTACGGGGCTCATGGTTAAGAAGTCAATCGAAAGGATCTTTCTTGGTGGGACTCATGAAAATAGCTCAACTGGCTTTGTAACAGCTGATGAGAAGGTGGAAGGTGACTGA
- a CDS encoding uncharacterized protein (predicted protein), which yields MKVFTPIFVLMALATSQAIAAPAAEAESLEARADYCVDIKVCHGYNYEGGCYKECKKPGEPVDIRKGYKKNAGSFKLGTKGYSCQVGSVSVQQTLRHPMVPFKDDRCCRGGLEVISTGEEMLLADELTRKV from the exons ATGAAAGTCTTCACACCAATCTTTGTGTTAATGGCACTCGCTACCTCCCAGGCAATTGCCGCCCCTGCAG CCGAGGCTGAATCCTTGGAGGCGCGTGCCGACTATTGCGTTGATATCAAAGTATGCCACGGCTATAACTATGAGGGTGGCTGCTATAAGGAATGCAAGAAGCCCGGTGAGCCTGTTGATATCAGAAAAGGATATAAAAAGAATGCCGGCTCGTTCAAACTTGGCACCAAGGGTTATAGCTGCCAGGTTGGATC CGTATCAGTGCAACAAACTCTAAGGCATCCCATGGTGCCCTTCAAAGATGACAGATGTTGCCGAGGGGGCTTGGAGGTTATATCAACTGGCGAGGAGATGCTATTAGCAGATGAGTTGACGAGGAAGGTTTGA
- a CDS encoding uncharacterized protein (predicted protein), protein MRLLNVHTLLLEEFNESKAPPYAILSHTWGEGEVTFDDIQDTSDKYTKKAGYEKIHSTCKQAISDKLEYVWIDTCCIDKSSSAELSESINSMFRWYEKAEICYAFLADVPEIPFRMSRWFTRGWTLQELLAPRKVVFFGADWSFIGTRAELNEKISEATGIDRMFLCNGEARDPHAFDHGDGKQHPSLSIHKASIAARMSWASSRETTRPEDMAYCLFGLFDVNMPLIYGEGQKAFLRLQEEIIKRYNDHSIFAWIIQNKLGSAKKHDDSVSRSGILALSPAAFSGCGSIISFPISSHSSPFNVTNQGVQIRLPISNGDKFR, encoded by the exons ATGCGCCTGTTAAACGTGCACACCTTACTATTGGAGGAGTTTAACGAGAGCAAGGCTCCTCCCTATGCCATCCTTTCGCACACGTGGGGCGAAGGTGAAGTCACTTTTGATGACATCCAAGATACCTCGGACAAGTacacaaagaaagcaggCTATGAGAAGATTCATAGTACCTGCAAACAAGCCATCAGTGACAAACTCGAGTACGTCTGGATTGACACCTGCTGTATCGACAAAAGCAGCAGCGCCGAACTCTCGGAATCGATCAATTCCATGTTTCGCTGGTATGAAAAGGCCGAGATCTGCTACGCTTTCTTAGCTGATGTACCGGAGATCCCATTCCGAATGAGTCGCTGGTTCACCAGAGGGTGGACACTGCAAGAATTGCTGGCACCGCGAAAGGTGGTCTTTTTCGGAGCTGACTGGTCGTTCATTGGAACCCGGGCAGAACTAAATGAGAAGATCAGCGAAGCCACGGGAATAGACAGAATGTTTCTTTGTAACGGCGAAGCCAGAGATCCGCATGCTTTTGATCATGGTGATGGTAAACAGCATCCATCACTTTCTATCCATAAAGCAAGTATTGCGGCAAGGATGAGTTGGGCATCGTCCAGAGAGACTACGAGGCCGGAGGACATGGCCTACTGTCTTTTTGGTCTGTTTGACGTCAACATGCCCTTAATCTACGGAGAAGGCCAGAAGGCTTTTCTCAGGCTACAAGAGGAGATTATAAAACGCTACAACGATCATTCGATTTTTGCTTGGATTATACAAAACAAACTTGGTTCTGCCAAGAAACACGATGACAGTGTGTCAAGGAGTGGAATTCTAGCCCTTTCACCAGCTGCTTTCAGCGGTTGCGGATCTATTATATCCTTTCCAATCAGTAGTCACAGCTCGCCGTTTAACGTCACGAACCAAGGGGTGCAAATTAGGCTTCCAATATCTAATGGTGACAAAT TCAGATAA
- a CDS encoding thermophilic desulfurizing enzyme family protein (acyl-CoA dehydrogenases) — MSQSNPTLLTLQNHPPPNPAPPATDPSIYQVHHDAFAAEGQPTTTAGWLERARKVSNILAPDASARSKDQKTPRAEISLLKSSGLTKVLGDVKYGGGGQTWETGYKVIREVAAGDGFLDQLVCSWDTICFGQLLHILWNFNTGGVVSDLTVLEESGSVKIENVPITWDDALGWSKETKAPIPEVLQVPFTALLLPTIQLVFSNFYIGIAQGALRTARHYTLTQTRAWPFAHDPKQSPTDEHYVLARYGKFFASLRAADALADRAGKEIADAFNEHGSKRDLPARKRGEVAEWVASVKVVATHTSLEVTSGVFEVTGARSTAEKYGFDRFWKDVRTHTLHDPVAYKESELGRFWLLDEVPTPTWYT; from the exons ATGTCACAATCTAACCCGACACTCCTAACTCTTCAGAACCACCCTCCACCAAACCCTGCACCCCCTGCAACAGACCCCTCTATCTACCAAGTCCACCATGACGCTTTCGCAGCGGAGGGCCAGCCAACCACAACAGCTGGATGGCTAGAGCGAGCGCGCAAAGTGTCTAACATTCTTGCTCCAGATGCCTCGGCCAGAAGTAAAGACCAAAAGACACCCAGAGCTGAGATCTCTTTGCTGAAGAGCTCCGGTCTAACCAAGGTACTGGGTGATGTCAAgtatggtggtggtggacaGACCTGGGAGACAGGATACAAGGTCATTCGCGAGGTCGCTGCAGGAGATGG CTTTTTAGATCAATTGGTATGCTCTTGGGATACCATCTGCTTTGGTCAGTTACTGCACATATTGTGG aacttcaacaCGGGAGGAGTAGTCTCCGATCTCACCGTCCTGGAAG AGTCTGGCTCGGTCAAGATTGAAAATGTTCCCATCACTTGGGATGACGCTCTGGGATGGtcaaaggaaacaaaagcgCCCATTCCCGAAGTTCTCCAAGTCCCCTTTACTGCTCTTCTGTTGCCTACTATCCAGCTGGTGTTCTCTAATTTCTATATCGGGATCGCGCAAGGTGCTCTCCGCACGGCGAGGCACTACACCCTTACTCAAACTCGTGCATGGCCATTTGCCCATGACCCCAAGCAAAGCCCAACGGATGAGCACTACGTTCTGGCCCGATACGGGAAGTTCTTTGCCTCCTTGCGTGCTGCGGATGCCCTAGCTGATCGTGCAGGTAAGGAGATTGCCGATGCTTTCAATGAGCATGGGTCGAAGAGGGATTTGCCCGCGCGTAAACGTGGTGAGGTGGCTGAGTGGGTTGCTAGTGTGAAGGTTGTAGCGACTCATACCTCTCTAGAGGTTACTAGCGGCGTGTTCGAAGTTACCGGGGCGAGGTCAACCGCAGAGAAGTATGGGTTTGATCGCTTTTGGAAGGACGTGCGGACTCATACATTGCATGATCCTGTGGCTTACAAGGAGTCTGAGCTGGGACGGTTTTGGCTGTTGGATGAAGTCCCGACTCCTACGTGGTATACTTAG